GAGCGATGAAAGCGAAAGCCAGCCGTAAATCGCACAGAGATTGTCAAGAAAACAAGACTGTCGACAGCATCGAACAGGCTGGTCATTTTCGTGCATCAACAATAGCAGATGCAGTCCCGCCTAAACCCCGAGCTTCAGCCAAccagccaaccagccatGCCTCCAGGGCTGCCAAACTCCCTCCAGTATAGCGGCGTGCGGACGTGTGGAGCGGGATCGTATGCGGTAAGATCTAGTGCAGCGCTGGTTCGTTAGCGCAGCCATGGTGCTGGATGTGCATGCACTCGCTGATTGACTGACCTTTTGAAGACATGGcagttggtgatggagatgatgatgcaggagATGAAGGGCATTGGGGAAGTTTTTGCAAAGGGAAGGCCTGCCATTGCCTGAGATTGTCAGCTGGtgcctgaggctgctgaaaagATACAGCCAAGTGTACAAATGGGTACCTAGGTAAGGTATGTACCTAGGTAGACGAGCAATGCACGAGCTCGGTAAAAGCAGAAGCGATAAGATAAGATGCATCTTCTACAGCAAATACTATGGAGAATACATCCGGTCTGCAACTTTTGCAACATCTGCAAGCCTTCCATCCATCCGGCAAGATATTCCGTTTATGTAGGTAAGTACCTGTCGGGTTGCACGAATTACCCTCAAGGCTATATAGGAGTATGAAGTTTGgctggttttttttttttggtttatAAACATTACAGGGTAGGCGGTATTTCGCCTGGTGGTTCTCCATGATCCAAGTTCTTCTTGAGAAACCGACCCGGGTCTTTACGTACAAAAGCCAGATCAACGCCAGTGTCGCCTGAAATTAATGAAATCAATCATCAGCCTAAATAACTGATCCAAGCGGCATCCAAAAGTTTTGTAAATGGAATAGCCACGAACCGTTATAGCGGCTAATACTAGTGGAGAAGAACGAATTCTGCGGGGTTGGCCACTGAACGAGTTGGCGTGAACAACTCAATGGCACCGAGTTTGGCTCTTGGGCTGATGATGTGTTGCGTGACAATTTACTGAGCagctacctagtaggtagtGATGGAAGAAGTACGATGCATGCTGTGCTGACATGTGGACACTAAATCGACAGGCTGTGCTGCctctgcttcagcttccCCAGAAATCCTGATGCTCTTCCCCAGATTTTTGGTCTCAATCCTAGCTCCAAACTGTCCTCTAGCACACTTGCTGCGGTGTGTGTTACGAGAGTTGGCTGCAGTACCCTGTTATGATCATCGCGTAACCCAAGCACAGTCGCTCTTTTGACTCTGCATCAGCAAAAAAATCGCACTTCAGACATGGTGACGGCCAGCCCAGCCGTATCAAAACCAGGCACGGATAAGAAATGTGACATTTGTGACGCGACTTTTAGCAGGCAAGAGCACCTTGTTCGCCATATCAAGTGTCATACTCGTGAGAAGCCCTTCAAGTGCCTCATTTGCGACAAAGGATTCGCTCGCCAGTAAGTCAGTCCCGCCTCACTTCACCAGCTCTATTCTGGTGGCCAAATGCACGAGGTAACATTTGCGATGCTATACAGAGATGTCCTGAATCGTCACCGCACGTCGCACCAGCAGGTCAACGAAGAAGCACGCTCTACGACGCGTTCCAGGGCATGCAAGCAATGCGCTACTAGCCGAGCTCGCTGCTCCCGGAGCGATCCGTGCAGGCGATGCATTGAACGCAACTTGACTTGTACTTTTCCTACAGCACGGAAACCCAAGACTCTAGGGATTGTCGGCTCGAGCATGGAGGTTGACGGTGAGCCACATGGTATGAGACTGGAAGCAATTGACCAAACAGTTGGTGGGCaggctgaagatggaacCCCGCTGCTTACGATCGGACCTGGGACATCTGTAGCCATCAACAATACCGATTTGAACGAATGTGGCCCCGATGGAGCAAATGGGAATCGGTTGACAACCAGAACTGATACTTGGACCCAGCAACCAGCCCTATTTGAAGTTTCTCAGACTGTTGGTTCAGTAGACCCCGGCAACCAGCGCATTTACGAAATCAATCCCATCTCGGGTTTGAACGAACAGGTCATGGATCTACTCTCAATGAACTGGATGTCTCCTGATTCTGCTTCATTTGGATGGAACGGAGTCATTGCCGCGCCGCCCTACGCTGAAGATGACAAGAGCGATCTATATATGCCTTTTCTGTTCCCTGCCTCGGGCGCTCTGCCCGGTCCTGATCGTGAGTTGGTGCCTAGCAATGATCAAGAGCCTGGCATTGGGCAACATGacaccagcgccagcagtGCTACATATACTCCCAGCAAACTTGGATCAGAGGGAAGCAAATCCATGACTGGGAGCTACTatgtggatggtgatggctctAGAGCGCCGTTTCGTGGTCAGACTGCTGGACAATGGAGAGACCGACGGATGATGGCGACCAACGATGCATCAACCCCTGGAAGCAGTATAGCCAATCACACAGACGGTGCACCACGCGGTTTATGGGAGGGCCCATTGGTGAGTGTGGACGGCTATAATAACCTGATACGGGAACTGGGGAGAGAGAACTTGGTTGTCGATACCAACTTCTTCCCGTCTTTACACTGCATCGAGGCATGCGTCCACTCATACTTCGCTAATTTTCACCCAATATTACCTTTTATTCGGAGGAAGACCTTTTTGGAAGAGTCAATGAAACATTGGGAACTCCTCCTTGCAGTGGCTGTGGTTGGGTCTAAGTACAACACGTCTAATGAAGAGCCGCAGCTTAACCCGGAGTTCATAGCCATTCTGGACGGCATATCTAGCAGCCAAATGTGCCACGATGGACCAGCAGAAACTGGGATCCCTTCAATGTCATCATTGCAGGCGGCTAGCCTCTTCTTGATCTGCACTC
This genomic stretch from Trichoderma breve strain T069 chromosome 1, whole genome shotgun sequence harbors:
- a CDS encoding fungal specific transcription factor domain-containing protein codes for the protein MVTASPAVSKPGTDKKCDICDATFSRQEHLVRHIKCHTREKPFKCLICDKGFARQDVLNRHRTSHQQVNEEARSTTRSRACKQCATSRARCSRSDPCRRCIERNLTCTFPTARKPKTLGIVGSSMEVDGEPHGMRLEAIDQTVGGQAEDGTPLLTIGPGTSVAINNTDLNECGPDGANGNRLTTRTDTWTQQPALFEVSQTVGSVDPGNQRIYEINPISGLNEQVMDLLSMNWMSPDSASFGWNGVIAAPPYAEDDKSDLYMPFLFPASGALPGPDRELVPSNDQEPGIGQHDTSASSATYTPSKLGSEGSKSMTGSYYVDGDGSRAPFRGQTAGQWRDRRMMATNDASTPGSSIANHTDGAPRGLWEGPLVSVDGYNNLIRELGRENLVVDTNFFPSLHCIEACVHSYFANFHPILPFIRRKTFLEESMKHWELLLAVAVVGSKYNTSNEEPQLNPEFIAILDGISSSQMCHDGPAETGIPSMSSLQAASLFLICTLHKGKSAITRHALVGRHYLVEACNELNLLSGESEDSHVHHDLNKLVEDWSMKQSRIRTGLMIWLLDAIISYEFNVAPLMQLVDAKVLLPCQDYIWEYPSAEKVIAEQKSSVTLLAAIEMLYIEKRLPESLSEFSTILIIHSIWRRTKEVINQNRTQLANWTPSATIQTREAHQRASTETWPPSSPILSKWRNSACDCLDILHWRANAKAATAGGLEHPTIMYLHLSRLILLTPVAQIQTLATNPRNANTTNLAVNQRYTDASNHVLKWTMNDSFKARLAIIHAGALFWHIRRYSTRSFLEPFTIYMATLIIWAYSVSVQFAKQQEEFQAAPSMEGPLSPEARTVAAACQQPTTSTQDEDLCSELPFFFIDRPCDDEMVQMYLRFGNKMSAHMARVGVITQTSAPGKILQEGIRLLGNATAGGQDVPEMSTWGAERTYMEVLVALARAMEQKQT